In Archangium violaceum, the following are encoded in one genomic region:
- a CDS encoding Fis family transcriptional regulator, with product MTNRASVLLSGGTEDERRTWAAAAARHFAHEGPLVEVRQSSQVVEALRQRRGVVFIPDVARLDFASQGLIVRCLQTQEERPKIVVGLSGAIEPARGKGSLREDLLYRLHLAQVDLTSEGMREVLAQRRAQLVAEEAARKAEAERLAAEKTAQLKASGITVKSSSRMRSKVLPRATAPKVTRR from the coding sequence GTGACGAACCGGGCCTCGGTGCTGTTGAGCGGAGGCACCGAGGACGAGCGGCGCACCTGGGCCGCCGCCGCGGCTCGCCACTTTGCCCATGAGGGGCCCCTGGTCGAGGTCCGTCAGTCCTCACAGGTCGTCGAGGCCCTCCGCCAGCGCCGCGGCGTCGTCTTCATCCCCGATGTCGCCCGCCTCGATTTCGCCTCCCAGGGCCTCATCGTCCGCTGCCTCCAGACCCAGGAGGAGCGTCCTAAAATCGTCGTCGGGCTCTCCGGCGCCATCGAGCCCGCTCGCGGCAAGGGCTCCCTCCGCGAGGACCTCCTCTATCGGCTCCATCTCGCCCAGGTGGACCTCACCTCCGAGGGCATGCGCGAGGTGCTCGCCCAGCGCCGCGCCCAGCTCGTCGCCGAGGAGGCCGCTCGCAAGGCCGAGGCCGAACGCCTCGCCGCCGAGAAGACCGCTCAGCTCAAGGCCTCGGGTATCACCGTGAAGAGCTCCTCCCGCATGCGCAGCAAGGTGCTCCCTCGCGCCACCGCCCCCAAGGTCACGCGCAGGTGA
- a CDS encoding YceI family protein: protein MKHSFLALLCSLMLSAPALAQEAATARTYSVKKDGSSVTYRLNHKMHEVVGTARPTEGKARILPDGTLQVAVRANVADFDSGNSNRDSHMKEVTEATKYPTVEFKGVATGVKVPTSFPAKQEVTLKGQLTFHGVKQSIEVPLQVLFNTATDVSAEGKFQISLESYKVERPSLLMVKVDDALAMETKFQLKEEGK from the coding sequence ATGAAACACTCGTTCCTGGCCCTGCTGTGCTCGCTGATGCTGTCCGCTCCCGCTCTCGCGCAGGAGGCGGCTACCGCGCGCACGTATTCGGTGAAGAAGGACGGTAGCAGCGTCACCTACCGCCTCAACCACAAGATGCACGAGGTGGTGGGCACCGCGCGCCCCACCGAGGGCAAGGCGCGCATCCTCCCCGATGGCACCCTGCAGGTGGCCGTGCGCGCCAACGTGGCGGACTTCGACTCGGGCAACTCCAACCGAGACTCGCACATGAAGGAGGTCACCGAGGCCACGAAGTACCCCACCGTCGAGTTCAAGGGCGTGGCCACGGGCGTGAAGGTGCCGACCTCGTTCCCGGCGAAGCAGGAGGTGACGCTCAAGGGACAGCTCACCTTCCACGGGGTGAAGCAGAGCATCGAGGTGCCCCTGCAGGTGCTGTTCAACACGGCCACGGACGTGTCGGCCGAGGGCAAGTTCCAGATCAGCCTGGAGTCCTACAAGGTGGAGCGCCCGTCGCTGCTGATGGTGAAGGTGGACGACGCGCTGGCGATGGAGACGAAGTTCCAGCTCAAGGAGGAGGGGAAGTGA
- a CDS encoding O-acetyl-ADP-ribose deacetylase, whose protein sequence is MVTHSPSDDRLVLMRGDLTKVSADALVNAANSSLLGGGGVDGAIHRAAGPELLAECRTLNGCPTGEARITGAYRLPARHVIHTVGPVWRGGSQGERETLARCYRRVLELVARHGLRSVAFPSISTGAYGFPIAEAAPIALREMRAALARQPQLERVTVVLFSASDLEVYQRALAEAGTPASS, encoded by the coding sequence ATGGTGACTCACTCCCCCTCGGATGACCGGCTGGTGCTGATGCGTGGCGATCTCACGAAGGTGTCCGCCGATGCCCTGGTGAACGCGGCCAACTCCTCCCTGCTCGGCGGCGGAGGCGTGGATGGCGCCATCCACCGCGCCGCCGGCCCCGAGCTGCTCGCCGAGTGTCGGACCCTCAACGGGTGTCCCACCGGCGAGGCCCGCATCACCGGCGCCTATCGGCTGCCCGCTCGCCATGTCATCCACACCGTGGGCCCCGTCTGGCGCGGGGGCTCCCAGGGCGAGCGCGAGACGCTCGCGCGCTGCTACCGCCGCGTCCTCGAGCTCGTCGCGCGCCACGGCCTGCGCTCCGTGGCCTTCCCCTCCATCTCCACCGGCGCCTATGGCTTCCCCATCGCCGAGGCCGCGCCCATCGCCCTCCGGGAGATGCGCGCCGCCCTGGCGCGCCAGCCCCAGCTGGAGCGGGTGACGGTGGTGCTCTTCAGCGCCTCGGACCTCGAGGTGTACCAGCGGGCGCTCGCCGAGGCCGGCACGCCCGCGTCCTCCTAG
- a CDS encoding ubiquinol-cytochrome c reductase iron-sulfur subunit, giving the protein MSTSRRGFLRGLVGAGAGAAAAGLPGCAPDISPAPVLDAQKESDGTVILQVARYPDLTKEGGAVTLRVPGEQPLLVMHTAEKGANEYKVVSAICTHSGCPLGFQDGEAICPCHLSRFSTDGKVTQAPAKAPLTKYEASFDGVLLTIDFAAGEEGFPSVQNGKIFFPFSSFPELQTAGGRVQGVPEGYGKLIFVFALEGGAYAAVDSLCTHQQCPVSYDESAGDLLCPCHNSRFTKTGDVTRGPDPSGAITIGPLKKFTATSDATGVTLTIS; this is encoded by the coding sequence GTGAGCACGAGCCGTCGTGGTTTCCTCCGGGGGCTGGTGGGAGCGGGCGCGGGCGCCGCGGCGGCGGGCCTGCCCGGGTGCGCGCCGGACATCTCCCCCGCGCCGGTGCTGGACGCGCAGAAGGAGTCGGATGGCACCGTGATTCTGCAAGTGGCGCGCTATCCGGACCTGACCAAGGAAGGCGGCGCCGTCACCCTGCGCGTGCCTGGCGAGCAGCCGCTGCTCGTCATGCACACGGCGGAGAAGGGGGCCAACGAGTACAAGGTGGTGTCCGCCATCTGTACGCACTCGGGGTGTCCGCTGGGCTTCCAGGATGGTGAGGCCATCTGCCCGTGCCACCTCTCGCGCTTCTCGACGGACGGCAAGGTGACGCAGGCACCCGCGAAGGCGCCGCTGACGAAGTACGAAGCGAGCTTCGACGGAGTCCTGCTGACGATCGACTTCGCGGCCGGCGAGGAGGGATTCCCCTCGGTGCAGAATGGGAAGATCTTCTTCCCCTTCTCGAGCTTCCCCGAGCTGCAGACGGCGGGGGGCCGGGTGCAGGGAGTGCCGGAGGGCTACGGCAAGCTCATCTTCGTCTTCGCGCTCGAGGGTGGCGCGTACGCGGCGGTGGACTCGCTCTGCACCCACCAGCAGTGCCCGGTGAGCTACGACGAGTCGGCGGGGGACTTGCTGTGCCCGTGCCACAACTCGCGCTTCACCAAGACGGGAGACGTGACGCGGGGGCCGGATCCGAGTGGAGCCATCACCATCGGTCCGCTCAAGAAGTTCACGGCCACGAGTGACGCCACGGGAGTCACCCTGACCATCTCGTAG
- a CDS encoding CBS domain-containing protein: MAQRHTDNGRDVPARPSPPNGTHTEDRERERRAAESPPGSRERSESDVTGWSPERDEPPEVRQGRFHRAAQLRMAQPRTEEGGPSPEDDTRYDLGSRRRLIGRDRPYERPAQGDTGAGHYGRDDRSVSDAAGLGPGPLMGDQDLYHSLEGHQPPREYREWNRTGTGAERSGHTSQARSPGSGGQATRGVPPADERGISGRGRRQDRSWEDHPTEGSEAGGEGYSSLIGMGQPTPSRESRVTTHGPTGAPTERRQGRWKREPLMAREIMTRGVKSVHLDSSLREVARVMKDEDCGIVPVVDDRGRLKGVLTDRDLVIRTLAEGRPPDNMRARDVMTDDVEAVTPDEDIHSIIALMGRRQVRRVPVVERDDRLVGIISMADIATRADYDEELQEALDRISARRSFWSRLY, encoded by the coding sequence ATGGCCCAGCGACACACCGACAATGGCCGGGACGTCCCGGCGCGCCCCTCGCCGCCCAATGGCACCCACACCGAGGATCGGGAGCGCGAGCGCCGCGCCGCCGAGTCCCCGCCGGGCTCCCGCGAGCGCTCCGAGTCCGACGTCACCGGCTGGAGCCCCGAGCGCGACGAGCCCCCCGAGGTGCGCCAGGGCCGCTTCCACCGCGCCGCCCAGCTGCGCATGGCCCAGCCGCGCACCGAGGAGGGCGGGCCCTCGCCCGAGGACGACACGCGCTACGACCTGGGCTCGCGCCGCCGCCTCATCGGAAGGGATCGGCCCTACGAGCGCCCGGCACAGGGCGACACCGGCGCGGGGCACTACGGCCGGGATGATCGCTCGGTCAGTGATGCCGCCGGGCTGGGCCCGGGGCCGCTGATGGGCGATCAGGACCTGTACCACTCTCTGGAGGGGCACCAGCCGCCCCGCGAGTACCGTGAATGGAACCGCACCGGCACCGGCGCCGAGCGGAGCGGTCACACCTCGCAAGCCCGCTCGCCGGGGTCCGGCGGGCAGGCCACGCGCGGTGTACCCCCCGCCGACGAGCGCGGCATCTCCGGGCGGGGGCGGCGCCAGGACCGGTCGTGGGAGGACCATCCCACCGAGGGCAGTGAAGCCGGAGGCGAGGGGTATTCGTCGCTGATCGGCATGGGCCAGCCAACGCCGTCACGCGAGTCGCGTGTCACGACGCACGGGCCCACCGGGGCGCCCACGGAGCGGCGCCAGGGCCGCTGGAAGCGCGAGCCGCTGATGGCTCGGGAGATCATGACGCGCGGGGTGAAGAGCGTGCACCTCGACAGCAGCCTGCGCGAGGTGGCCCGCGTCATGAAGGACGAGGACTGCGGCATCGTCCCCGTGGTGGATGATCGCGGGCGGCTCAAGGGCGTCCTCACCGACCGCGACCTCGTCATCCGCACCCTCGCCGAGGGCCGCCCCCCGGACAACATGCGCGCCCGGGACGTGATGACGGATGACGTGGAGGCGGTCACTCCGGACGAGGACATCCACAGCATCATCGCCCTGATGGGCCGCCGCCAGGTCCGCCGCGTCCCCGTCGTGGAGCGCGACGACCGGCTCGTGGGCATCATCTCCATGGCCGACATCGCCACCCGCGCCGATTACGACGAGGAGCTCCAGGAGGCGCTCGACCGGATTTCGGCACGGCGCTCGTTCTGGAGCCGGTTGTACTAG
- a CDS encoding universal stress protein, with protein MPVVCATNLSEPSSRAAKAAAALATRLGAPLWLLGVFDGEHPVPDGPVSLRDASRRLEAEAARLRTPGLPVELRLLEGSPGKVLVEDELIRGARLLLLSAEGWGPVSWRRAPVHERIVQSTRVPVLVVRREGESLADWARGGRRLQVLVGVDGSPSSECAVAWLHELRRVGPCDVVATSVCSPVEERERLGIHTPVHLEMLDPVVRRIEVLDPEVERVLMRELIERVGELPGEGRLEAHLEPGFGRPSDHLLHVAHARGVDLVVVGTHQRGGLARLWHGSVSAGVLRHAEQSVACVPPFHPVSRRSVPPRAVLVPVDFSEASSRAISQARSLVRPGGRVHLLHVHRRKSSERAWVMDHYGVLPEPPQERSAVLERLRAMVPHEDGAQEVHWTVEGVTGDDVARAICQATEREGVDLVCLGTSHVPGRASYLSDAVARALVARCRRPVMVLHA; from the coding sequence ATGCCGGTGGTCTGCGCAACCAACCTGTCGGAGCCCTCCTCTCGCGCCGCCAAGGCCGCCGCGGCCCTCGCCACCCGTCTGGGTGCGCCCCTGTGGCTCCTCGGCGTCTTCGACGGCGAGCACCCCGTCCCCGACGGTCCTGTCTCCCTGCGCGATGCCTCGCGGCGTCTGGAAGCGGAGGCCGCTCGTCTGCGGACTCCCGGTCTCCCGGTCGAGCTGCGTCTGCTGGAGGGCTCTCCAGGCAAGGTGCTCGTGGAGGACGAGCTCATCCGCGGCGCCCGGTTGCTCCTCCTGTCCGCCGAGGGCTGGGGGCCCGTCTCGTGGCGCCGGGCTCCCGTTCACGAGCGCATCGTCCAGTCCACCCGCGTGCCCGTGCTCGTGGTGCGCCGCGAGGGCGAGTCCCTCGCCGATTGGGCTCGCGGTGGACGCCGCCTGCAGGTGCTCGTCGGCGTGGATGGCTCGCCCTCCTCGGAGTGCGCCGTGGCGTGGTTGCACGAGCTGCGCCGCGTGGGCCCCTGTGACGTGGTGGCCACCTCCGTGTGCTCGCCCGTGGAGGAGCGCGAGCGTCTGGGCATCCACACCCCCGTGCACCTGGAGATGCTCGATCCGGTGGTGCGCCGCATCGAGGTGCTCGACCCGGAGGTGGAGCGCGTGCTGATGCGCGAGCTGATCGAACGCGTGGGCGAGCTGCCCGGTGAGGGGCGGTTGGAAGCTCACCTGGAGCCGGGCTTCGGTCGCCCCTCGGACCACCTGCTGCACGTGGCGCATGCGCGCGGCGTGGACCTCGTCGTGGTGGGCACCCACCAGCGCGGAGGTCTCGCCCGGTTGTGGCACGGCTCGGTCTCCGCGGGCGTGCTGCGCCACGCCGAGCAGTCCGTGGCGTGCGTGCCTCCCTTCCATCCGGTGTCCCGCAGGTCCGTGCCGCCACGCGCCGTGCTCGTTCCCGTGGACTTCTCCGAGGCCAGCTCCCGCGCCATCTCCCAGGCCCGCTCCCTGGTGCGCCCCGGCGGCCGCGTGCACCTGCTGCATGTGCACCGGCGCAAGTCCTCGGAGCGCGCGTGGGTGATGGACCACTATGGTGTGCTGCCCGAGCCTCCCCAGGAGCGCTCGGCCGTCCTGGAGCGGTTGCGGGCGATGGTGCCTCACGAGGACGGAGCCCAGGAGGTGCACTGGACGGTGGAGGGCGTCACCGGCGACGACGTGGCCCGCGCCATCTGCCAGGCCACCGAGCGCGAGGGCGTGGATCTGGTGTGCCTGGGCACGTCCCATGTACCGGGTCGCGCCAGCTACCTCAGCGACGCGGTGGCCCGGGCACTGGTGGCGCGCTGCCGCAGGCCCGTCATGGTCCTCCACGCGTGA
- a CDS encoding nuclear transport factor 2 family protein, with protein sequence MAMERAQRFVDALARLEESGELESLLELFGDDAQVSNVASRRTFHGKEGAREFWREYKGMLRRVKSTFRNMIEAGDRVALEWESSGTAHNGAAVDYEGVSIIEWDGDRISRFYAYFDPRVLGLELSQGNAPRSEAPATAPA encoded by the coding sequence ATGGCGATGGAGCGAGCGCAGCGTTTCGTGGATGCACTGGCCAGGCTGGAGGAGAGCGGCGAGCTGGAGTCCCTGTTGGAGCTCTTCGGTGACGACGCTCAGGTGAGCAACGTGGCCTCCCGCCGTACCTTCCACGGCAAGGAGGGGGCTCGCGAGTTCTGGCGCGAGTACAAGGGGATGTTACGTCGAGTGAAGTCCACCTTCCGGAACATGATCGAAGCGGGGGACCGCGTGGCGCTCGAGTGGGAGTCCAGCGGCACCGCGCACAACGGCGCGGCGGTGGACTACGAGGGCGTCTCCATCATCGAGTGGGATGGCGACCGCATCTCGCGCTTCTACGCCTATTTCGACCCACGCGTGCTGGGGCTGGAGCTGTCCCAGGGCAATGCCCCGCGCTCGGAGGCCCCGGCCACCGCGCCGGCCTGA
- a CDS encoding cytochrome P450: MPTTQPDTVAEDLSHLPLPPGAEGLPLLGETLAFLRAPGPFIDERRRRHGDIFRSHIFGSPTVFLSGAEASRWVFAGENKFLHVRWGYGTRQVLGLQAIPQLTGEAHQARRRLLAPHFTQAMVRDFVPRMQSIATRHLERWVEHPEVTVLSTASTLVLEVALGLILGDTPVDLRRVVPLVERWVKGLFSAVPWDVPFTVHGRSMAARRELRALLEQVVVEREHLVEQPRDILGSLLSVRDDEGQPLSREAVLDETLVQLLAGHDTTLHSLTNLVWLLAEHPEVLQRCREEQRGARVDEPLTLEGMKEMPYLHQVIHEALRHLPPVSALPRVTTRDVAYGGYRIPQGWTLMLSVGGTHRASPWTEPERFDPERMGPERAEHRKQSNALIPFGGGARVCLGQHFAMTEMAVVLALMLRGYRWELVPGQDLSLAPLPFPHPRGGLRVRFSRA, from the coding sequence ATGCCGACGACACAGCCGGACACGGTGGCGGAGGACCTCTCACATCTACCGCTGCCGCCGGGAGCCGAGGGGCTCCCACTCCTGGGGGAGACACTCGCCTTCCTGCGAGCCCCGGGGCCCTTCATCGACGAGCGGAGGCGGCGACACGGCGACATCTTCCGCTCGCACATCTTCGGCTCGCCCACGGTGTTCCTCTCGGGAGCGGAGGCCAGCCGGTGGGTGTTCGCGGGGGAGAACAAGTTCCTCCACGTGCGGTGGGGGTACGGCACGCGCCAGGTGCTCGGCCTGCAGGCCATTCCCCAGCTCACCGGCGAGGCGCACCAGGCCCGGCGCCGGCTGCTCGCGCCCCACTTCACCCAGGCCATGGTGCGCGACTTCGTGCCGCGCATGCAGAGCATCGCCACGCGGCACCTGGAGCGGTGGGTCGAGCACCCGGAGGTGACGGTGCTGTCCACGGCGAGCACGCTCGTGCTCGAGGTGGCCCTGGGCCTCATCCTCGGTGACACGCCGGTGGACCTGCGGCGCGTGGTGCCGCTGGTGGAGCGGTGGGTGAAGGGGCTGTTCTCGGCGGTGCCGTGGGATGTGCCCTTCACGGTGCATGGCCGCTCCATGGCGGCGCGGCGGGAATTGCGCGCCCTGCTGGAGCAGGTGGTGGTCGAGCGCGAGCACCTGGTCGAGCAGCCCCGGGACATCCTCGGCTCGCTGCTGTCGGTGCGGGACGACGAGGGCCAGCCGCTGTCGCGCGAGGCCGTGCTCGACGAGACGCTCGTGCAACTGCTCGCGGGCCATGACACGACGCTGCACTCGCTGACCAACCTGGTGTGGCTGCTGGCCGAGCACCCCGAGGTGCTCCAGCGTTGCCGCGAGGAGCAGCGGGGCGCCAGGGTGGACGAGCCCCTCACGCTCGAGGGCATGAAGGAGATGCCCTACCTGCACCAGGTCATCCACGAGGCGCTGCGCCACCTGCCGCCGGTGAGCGCCCTGCCGCGCGTCACCACGCGGGACGTGGCGTACGGCGGCTACCGCATTCCCCAGGGGTGGACGCTCATGCTCAGCGTCGGGGGGACGCACCGGGCCTCGCCCTGGACGGAGCCGGAGCGCTTCGACCCGGAGCGCATGGGCCCCGAGCGCGCCGAGCACCGCAAGCAGTCCAATGCCCTCATTCCCTTCGGCGGAGGGGCGCGGGTGTGCCTGGGGCAGCACTTCGCCATGACGGAGATGGCCGTCGTCCTGGCGCTGATGCTGCGTGGCTACCGCTGGGAGCTCGTCCCCGGGCAGGACCTGTCACTGGCGCCGCTGCCCTTCCCGCACCCGCGAGGCGGCCTCCGGGTGCGCTTCTCGCGGGCGTGA
- a CDS encoding PAS domain-containing protein yields MTDGILVVDRAWRFLWLNAVGERLLGRSREQLLGQELWAALPEVGDTAFAPAWRRAMDAGTLVSLEDFFPPAGVWLESRAFPSGEGLVIFTRDVSERRLAENERVRLLSAEQTSRAAVEGERTRFQEMLMLAPAAVSITRGAEHRFVFSNLLHRRFYGGRDLVGQSAREALPELEGQGVFEVMDRVYLSGSSYVGRGRPVKVPRPGAPPEEMFFDIAYHPQRDAAGRVEGVAIFAYDVTDLVRSRRTAETLARDLGYSEERFRSLVTATSDIIWVTPTSGEFMEDQPGWRAFTGQTREELLGWGWLDAVHPEDRERTARTWESALSTRTPYLMEHRLRHRDGTYRYVLARAVPVLEKDGTVREWVGAHRDITRQRQGEAELERLLAREQRHATQLQGLASAALVISEADSVEQVLRAVTEQAREVIGAHQAVTSLTVEGGWSQAIHAVSMSDRYGAWRDWKESPEGTGIYSWVCRLNLPMRLSQADLESHPAWKDFGRHKAKHPPLRGWLAAPLVGRDGRNLGLIQLSDRHEGDFSAEDEAILVQLARMASVAIENTRLMAETQAANRAKDEFLAVMSHELRTPLTAVLGWTQMLRNRQSDAKAVEKGLAVIERNARTLAQLIEDVLDVSRIITGKLTLHRRGVELVGVVQAAVEVVRPHAEQKGVSLSLEVDVGGNGTAMLVGDPGRLQQVCWNLLVNAVKFTPAGGQVRVRVDRSERELWVRVTDTGKGIRADSLPHLFERFWQADGSATREHGGLGLGLAIVHHLVGLHGGVVRAESGGEGKGSTFTVTLPVPAVLPEVQTEVLPGAETAPAVKLDEVKVLLVEDAADARELIALMLRERGAEVSTASNATEAMERLTEALPDVLVSDIGLPGEDGHALLRRVRAWAEARDQWVPAIALTAYASAEDARKAYRAGFQVHLSKPLERGVLIEAVARLAGRDDVGAKAG; encoded by the coding sequence GTGACCGATGGCATCCTCGTGGTGGACAGGGCGTGGCGCTTCCTCTGGCTCAACGCCGTGGGGGAACGGTTGCTGGGCCGCTCGCGCGAGCAGCTGCTGGGACAGGAGCTCTGGGCCGCGCTGCCCGAGGTGGGGGACACCGCCTTCGCCCCCGCGTGGCGCCGGGCCATGGACGCGGGCACGCTCGTGTCCCTGGAGGACTTCTTCCCGCCCGCGGGCGTGTGGCTGGAGTCGCGCGCCTTCCCCTCGGGCGAGGGCCTCGTCATCTTCACCCGGGACGTGTCGGAGCGGCGCCTGGCGGAGAACGAGCGGGTGCGGTTGCTATCGGCGGAGCAGACGTCGCGCGCCGCGGTGGAGGGCGAGCGCACGCGCTTCCAGGAGATGCTGATGCTGGCGCCCGCCGCCGTCAGCATCACCCGCGGCGCCGAGCACCGCTTCGTCTTCTCCAACCTGCTGCACCGCCGCTTCTACGGGGGCAGGGATCTGGTGGGCCAGTCGGCGCGCGAGGCCCTGCCCGAGCTGGAGGGCCAGGGCGTCTTCGAGGTGATGGACCGGGTGTACCTCTCCGGCAGCTCCTACGTGGGCAGGGGCCGGCCGGTGAAGGTGCCGCGCCCGGGCGCACCGCCGGAGGAGATGTTCTTCGACATCGCCTACCACCCGCAGCGCGACGCCGCCGGACGGGTGGAGGGCGTGGCCATCTTCGCCTACGACGTGACGGACCTGGTGCGCTCGCGCCGCACGGCGGAGACGCTGGCGCGAGACCTGGGCTACAGCGAGGAGCGCTTCCGTTCACTGGTGACGGCCACCTCGGACATCATCTGGGTGACGCCGACGTCGGGCGAGTTCATGGAGGACCAGCCCGGCTGGCGGGCCTTCACCGGACAGACGCGCGAGGAGCTGCTGGGCTGGGGCTGGTTGGACGCGGTGCATCCGGAGGACCGGGAGCGCACCGCGAGGACGTGGGAGTCCGCGCTCTCCACGCGCACGCCCTACCTGATGGAGCACCGGCTGCGGCACCGGGATGGGACGTACCGCTACGTGCTGGCGCGCGCGGTGCCGGTGCTGGAGAAGGACGGCACGGTGCGCGAGTGGGTGGGCGCTCACCGGGACATCACCCGCCAGCGCCAGGGCGAGGCGGAGCTGGAGCGCCTGCTCGCGCGCGAGCAGCGTCACGCCACGCAGCTGCAGGGGCTGGCCAGTGCCGCGCTCGTCATCAGCGAGGCGGACTCCGTCGAACAGGTGCTGCGGGCGGTGACGGAGCAGGCGCGCGAGGTGATTGGCGCGCACCAGGCCGTCACCAGCCTGACGGTGGAGGGGGGCTGGTCGCAGGCCATCCACGCCGTGTCGATGTCGGACAGGTACGGGGCGTGGCGCGACTGGAAGGAGTCGCCGGAGGGGACGGGCATCTACTCGTGGGTGTGCCGGCTGAACCTGCCCATGAGGTTGTCGCAGGCGGACCTGGAGTCGCACCCGGCCTGGAAGGACTTCGGCCGGCACAAGGCGAAGCACCCGCCGCTGCGCGGCTGGCTGGCGGCGCCCCTGGTGGGACGGGACGGGCGCAACCTGGGCCTCATCCAGCTGTCGGACCGGCACGAGGGGGACTTCAGCGCCGAGGACGAGGCCATCCTGGTGCAGCTGGCGCGCATGGCCTCGGTGGCGATTGAAAACACGCGGCTGATGGCGGAGACGCAGGCGGCCAACCGCGCGAAGGACGAGTTCCTCGCGGTGATGAGCCACGAGCTGCGCACGCCGCTGACGGCGGTGCTGGGCTGGACGCAGATGCTGCGCAACCGGCAGAGCGACGCGAAGGCGGTGGAGAAGGGGCTGGCCGTCATCGAGCGCAACGCGCGCACGCTGGCGCAACTGATTGAAGACGTGCTGGACGTGTCGCGCATCATCACCGGCAAGCTGACGTTGCACCGGCGGGGCGTGGAGCTGGTGGGGGTGGTGCAGGCGGCGGTGGAGGTGGTGAGGCCGCACGCGGAGCAGAAGGGGGTGTCGCTGTCGCTCGAGGTGGACGTGGGGGGCAACGGCACGGCGATGCTGGTGGGGGACCCGGGGAGGTTGCAGCAGGTGTGCTGGAACCTGCTGGTGAACGCGGTGAAGTTCACCCCGGCGGGAGGGCAGGTGCGGGTGCGGGTGGACCGGAGCGAGCGGGAGCTGTGGGTCCGGGTGACGGACACGGGGAAGGGGATTCGAGCGGACTCGTTGCCGCACCTCTTCGAGCGCTTCTGGCAGGCGGACGGCTCGGCCACGCGCGAGCACGGTGGACTGGGATTGGGGTTGGCGATCGTCCACCACCTGGTGGGGCTGCACGGGGGCGTCGTGCGGGCCGAGAGCGGGGGAGAGGGGAAGGGGTCCACCTTCACGGTGACGCTGCCGGTGCCGGCGGTGCTGCCCGAGGTGCAGACGGAGGTGCTGCCGGGCGCGGAGACGGCGCCGGCGGTGAAACTGGACGAGGTGAAGGTGCTGTTGGTGGAGGACGCGGCGGACGCACGCGAGCTGATTGCCCTCATGCTGCGCGAGCGGGGCGCGGAGGTGAGCACGGCGAGCAACGCGACCGAGGCGATGGAGCGGCTGACGGAAGCGCTGCCGGACGTGTTGGTGTCGGACATCGGCCTGCCGGGGGAGGACGGACACGCGCTGTTGAGGCGGGTGCGAGCCTGGGCCGAGGCGAGGGACCAGTGGGTGCCAGCGATCGCGCTCACGGCCTACGCGAGCGCCGAGGACGCGCGGAAGGCCTACCGCGCGGGCTTCCAGGTGCACCTGTCCAAACCGCTGGAGCGGGGAGTGCTCATCGAGGCGGTGGCGCGGCTCGCCGGACGGGACGACGTGGGCGCCAAGGCGGGGTGA
- a CDS encoding SCO family protein, translated as MSTDVTTPSTPATPSANRFLWVALAAAVCLLLLGMALLRQRTTTLERYGQLPAFTFTRQDGKPFGLEQLKGRPFVANFIFTRCPTICPVFTQKMARFQKQTADIGEQLALVSFSVDPQYDTPERLTAYGARYGADPARWSFLTGDYNALKDTVVNGFKMAMGRNEQDVNDIPNIFHGSHFVLVDRTGEVRGFYNSEHDDAVEKLLRDARQLVRDGGQ; from the coding sequence ATGTCCACCGACGTCACGACCCCCTCCACGCCCGCGACGCCCTCCGCCAACCGCTTCCTCTGGGTGGCGCTGGCCGCCGCCGTGTGCCTGCTGCTGCTCGGGATGGCGCTGCTGCGCCAGCGCACCACGACCCTGGAGCGCTACGGCCAGCTCCCGGCCTTCACCTTCACCCGCCAGGACGGCAAGCCCTTCGGGTTGGAGCAACTGAAGGGCCGCCCCTTCGTGGCCAACTTCATCTTCACCCGCTGCCCCACCATCTGCCCCGTCTTCACCCAGAAGATGGCGCGCTTCCAGAAGCAGACGGCGGACATCGGCGAGCAGCTGGCGCTCGTCTCCTTCTCGGTGGACCCGCAGTACGACACGCCCGAGCGCCTCACCGCGTACGGCGCGAGGTACGGCGCGGACCCGGCGCGCTGGAGCTTCCTCACCGGCGACTACAACGCGCTCAAGGACACCGTCGTCAACGGCTTCAAGATGGCCATGGGCCGCAACGAGCAGGACGTGAACGACATCCCCAACATCTTCCACGGCTCGCACTTCGTGCTGGTGGACCGCACGGGGGAGGTTCGCGGCTTCTACAACAGCGAGCACGACGACGCCGTGGAGAAGCTGCTGCGCGACGCGCGCCAGCTGGTGCGCGACGGCGGCCAGTAG